In Urechidicola croceus, a single window of DNA contains:
- a CDS encoding DUF885 domain-containing protein produces the protein MKKISILCFCLFIILSCNLASPSPKLNSIIDEIQNREGYDKDLFPLGIYTEDYYKNEAKYAKEKLVQLEEIDTKELNETENISLELMKFQLQETVDFYKFEAYLNPLLSDYGFHNNLPYIVSPLNNYKQVKEYLNKLKAIPTFIDDNLVLLRKGLEKGVSQPKVIFENGYETSYNTHIVDNYEDSYYYSPFKNLPEQITQNQKDSILIEAKLAIEQNVIPQFKIVKDFFENEYLNKTRNEIGVSSTPSGNEYYQNRIKYYTTLDLTANEIHQTGISEVARIKSEMKKIIGEVDFEGTFEEFIDFLRTDEQFYAKTPESLLKEARNIAKKVDAQLPRYFITLPRKPYGVAPVPDAIAPKYTTGRYIGTEANSTEPGYYWVNTYDLKSRPLYVLPSLTVHEAVPGHHLQGSLNNELGDSIPQFRRDMYLSAYGEGWGLYCEFLAEEMGIYETPYERFGKLTYEMWRACRLVIDTGIHTKGWSREQAVEYMSSNSALSLHNINTEIDRYISWPGQALSYKIGELTIRKLREQAKIELGTNFDIREFHEVILEQGTVTLAILEERINKYILRKKVSQ, from the coding sequence ATGAAAAAAATATCAATCTTATGTTTTTGCCTATTTATAATTTTAAGTTGTAATCTTGCATCCCCATCACCAAAATTAAATTCAATAATTGATGAAATTCAGAATAGAGAAGGATACGATAAGGATTTATTTCCATTAGGTATTTATACTGAAGATTATTATAAGAATGAAGCAAAATATGCTAAAGAAAAGTTGGTTCAACTTGAGGAAATTGATACTAAAGAGTTGAATGAAACTGAAAATATTTCGTTAGAACTTATGAAATTTCAACTTCAGGAAACAGTTGATTTTTATAAATTTGAAGCCTATTTAAACCCATTATTATCTGATTATGGGTTTCATAATAATTTACCTTATATAGTTAGTCCGTTAAACAATTATAAGCAAGTTAAGGAGTATTTAAATAAGTTAAAAGCAATACCAACATTTATAGATGATAACTTAGTATTGTTACGAAAAGGATTAGAGAAGGGGGTTTCACAACCAAAAGTTATTTTTGAAAACGGTTATGAAACTTCATATAATACTCATATTGTTGATAATTATGAAGATAGCTATTATTATTCTCCGTTTAAAAATTTACCAGAGCAAATAACTCAAAATCAAAAAGATTCTATTTTAATAGAGGCAAAACTAGCAATAGAACAAAATGTAATACCACAGTTTAAAATTGTAAAAGATTTTTTTGAAAATGAATATTTAAATAAAACTAGAAATGAAATTGGAGTTTCTTCAACACCAAGTGGAAACGAATATTATCAAAATAGAATAAAATATTATACAACACTTGATTTGACGGCTAATGAAATTCATCAAACAGGAATTTCAGAAGTGGCTAGAATAAAATCTGAAATGAAAAAGATTATTGGTGAAGTTGATTTTGAAGGAACTTTTGAAGAATTCATTGATTTTTTAAGAACTGATGAACAATTTTATGCTAAAACACCAGAAAGTTTATTAAAAGAAGCAAGAAATATAGCCAAAAAAGTAGATGCACAATTGCCTAGGTATTTTATCACATTACCAAGAAAGCCATATGGAGTAGCTCCAGTTCCTGATGCAATAGCACCAAAATACACAACAGGAAGGTATATTGGTACAGAAGCAAATAGTACTGAGCCCGGTTATTATTGGGTAAATACCTATGATTTAAAGAGTAGGCCTCTATATGTTTTACCTTCTTTGACAGTTCATGAAGCGGTTCCTGGACATCATTTACAAGGAAGTTTGAATAATGAATTAGGAGATAGTATTCCGCAGTTTAGAAGAGACATGTATTTATCAGCTTATGGTGAGGGATGGGGATTGTATTGTGAATTTTTAGCCGAAGAAATGGGAATCTATGAAACTCCTTATGAGCGATTTGGAAAGTTAACTTATGAAATGTGGCGTGCATGTAGGTTGGTTATTGATACTGGAATTCACACCAAGGGTTGGTCTAGAGAGCAAGCCGTAGAATATATGAGTTCAAACTCAGCATTATCTTTACATAATATTAATACTGAAATTGATAGGTATATTTCGTGGCCTGGGCAAGCACTTTCTTATAAAATAGGAGAATTAACAATAAGAAAACTTCGTGAACAGGCAAAAATCGAGTTAGGCACCAACTTCGACATTCGCGAGTTTCACGAAGTTATACTAGAGCAAGGTACAGTGACACTTGCTATTTTAGAGGAAAGGATAAATAAGTATATTCTAAGAAAAAAAGTTAGCCAATAA
- a CDS encoding DUF4407 domain-containing protein, producing MLNRFFWMCSGADTDILENSSKAEQNKFAGIGGTVFFTAVMATVAASYALYTVFDNVYSSIFFGLIWGLLIFNLDRFIVSTIKKSDNKWKEIWQATPRIILAIIIAIVIAKPLELKIFEKEINQVLLEQKNDLTLANKEQIANQFTPEITSIQSEIENLKQEINLKEIEVNELYNTYIAEAEGREGTKILGKGPVYKEKRDKHDALLSELQQLKAENKLKIANKETTIASLISQQKNQEVTTQPIIDRFDGLMARINALDKLPWLPSFFIFLLFLAIETSPIVAKVLAPKGEYDYKFEDAENAVKTWVTQKVNQRKEVLQTDTILNEKIYKDIAEEDELYNYKRNKARELMQQQSDAFHKSQQKIIG from the coding sequence ATGCTGAATCGTTTTTTCTGGATGTGCTCAGGCGCAGATACTGATATTTTAGAGAATAGTTCTAAAGCCGAACAAAATAAATTTGCTGGAATAGGCGGTACAGTCTTTTTTACTGCCGTTATGGCTACAGTTGCTGCTAGTTATGCGCTTTATACAGTTTTTGATAACGTATACTCTTCTATATTTTTTGGGCTTATTTGGGGTTTATTAATATTCAATTTAGATAGATTCATTGTCTCAACTATTAAAAAAAGTGACAATAAATGGAAAGAAATATGGCAAGCAACTCCAAGAATTATTTTGGCAATTATTATAGCAATTGTTATTGCTAAACCATTAGAATTAAAAATCTTTGAAAAAGAAATTAATCAAGTATTATTAGAACAAAAAAACGATTTGACATTGGCAAACAAAGAACAAATAGCCAATCAATTTACTCCAGAAATAACTTCAATTCAATCGGAAATAGAAAACTTAAAGCAAGAAATTAATTTAAAAGAAATTGAAGTTAATGAACTATACAATACTTATATTGCTGAAGCAGAAGGACGTGAAGGAACAAAAATTTTAGGAAAAGGCCCTGTTTATAAAGAGAAACGTGATAAACATGACGCGCTTTTATCTGAATTACAGCAATTAAAGGCTGAAAACAAATTAAAAATAGCAAACAAAGAAACTACAATTGCTTCACTTATTTCACAGCAAAAAAATCAGGAAGTAACAACCCAACCTATCATAGATAGATTTGATGGATTAATGGCTAGAATTAATGCTTTAGATAAATTACCTTGGTTACCATCATTCTTTATTTTCTTATTGTTTCTAGCAATTGAAACATCGCCAATTGTGGCTAAAGTATTGGCACCAAAAGGAGAATACGATTATAAATTTGAAGATGCTGAAAACGCTGTTAAAACGTGGGTTACTCAAAAAGTAAATCAGCGAAAAGAAGTTCTTCAAACCGATACCATTTTAAATGAAAAAATTTATAAAGACATTGCCGAAGAAGATGAACTTTATAATTACAAACGAAATAAAGCTCGAGAATTGATGCAACAACAATCTGATGCATTTCATAAAAGTCAGCAAAAAATTATTGGCTAA
- a CDS encoding alpha/beta hydrolase: MKSYIKILVFFIGTIFSFQMNAQEVVYLWENGAPGFEYLKNEKEQAKDWWVKNIHNPSITVFEAPKELANGTAVLICPGGGHRELVFDAEGKDAAQYFNKLGITAFVLKYRLAREDNSPYDLNIHAKQDAQRAIKTIRYNADKWNINPKKVGMLGFSAGGEVVSMVVYDNGNSDEKSKDSIDKLNGRPDFQMLVYPGPLGLPDVFPEDAPPVFMVVANDDKCCSGPVVKILNGYREVNRPVEAHIYAKGGHAFNMGYRTELKTLSSWPNRLTDWLSDNGYLNK; encoded by the coding sequence ATGAAGTCTTATATTAAAATTCTCGTTTTTTTTATTGGAACTATTTTTTCTTTTCAAATGAATGCACAAGAAGTCGTTTATTTATGGGAAAATGGTGCGCCAGGATTTGAATACTTAAAAAATGAAAAGGAACAAGCTAAAGATTGGTGGGTAAAAAATATTCATAATCCATCAATTACAGTTTTTGAAGCACCAAAAGAATTGGCAAATGGTACAGCAGTTTTAATTTGCCCAGGTGGAGGACATAGAGAATTAGTTTTTGATGCTGAAGGAAAAGATGCAGCACAATATTTTAATAAGTTAGGAATAACAGCATTTGTTTTAAAATATAGATTGGCAAGAGAAGATAATTCTCCTTATGATTTAAATATTCATGCTAAACAAGACGCACAAAGGGCAATCAAGACGATAAGATATAATGCTGATAAATGGAATATTAATCCTAAAAAGGTTGGAATGTTAGGTTTTTCGGCTGGAGGAGAGGTGGTTTCTATGGTAGTGTATGATAATGGAAATAGTGATGAGAAGTCAAAAGATTCTATTGATAAGTTAAATGGAAGACCAGATTTTCAAATGCTAGTATATCCAGGTCCATTAGGATTACCAGACGTGTTTCCAGAAGATGCACCGCCAGTTTTTATGGTAGTTGCGAATGATGATAAATGTTGTTCTGGTCCAGTAGTGAAAATTTTAAATGGTTATAGAGAAGTAAATAGACCAGTTGAAGCACATATTTATGCCAAAGGTGGCCATGCTTTTAATATGGGTTACCGAACAGAATTAAAAACTTTAAGTTCTTGGCCCAATCGACTTACTGATTGGTTGTCAGATAACGGATATCTGAATAAATGA
- a CDS encoding glycosyltransferase, which translates to MKIGLIIPCYNVANKIKAKEFINFIESNNEYHICLVNGGSKDDTLSILIYIRSQTNGKVSVVDIRSHKGTRKAIRIGWRYLCNIREIIEIKHIDVDVTSIDSKLIKDNISTNKNLSMHSRFRK; encoded by the coding sequence ATGAAGATTGGGTTAATTATTCCTTGTTACAATGTGGCAAATAAAATAAAAGCAAAAGAATTTATCAATTTCATTGAGTCAAATAATGAGTATCACATATGTTTGGTTAATGGTGGGAGCAAAGATGATACATTAAGCATCTTAATCTATATAAGATCTCAAACAAATGGAAAGGTAAGTGTTGTTGATATTAGAAGTCATAAGGGCACTAGAAAGGCAATTAGAATTGGATGGAGATATTTATGTAACATTCGAGAGATTATTGAAATAAAACACATAGATGTTGATGTTACATCAATTGATTCTAAATTAATTAAAGATAATATATCCACCAATAAAAATCTATCAATGCATTCCAGATTTAGAAAATAA
- a CDS encoding sensor histidine kinase yields MNSLLKRQIRKYLSDQLKPECDMESFLEAVSKSYDNFDDQFEMIQRSMRISSQELFEANKQLKLDAARQENVISKLKQVIDTLEFFELPDNEQTKGLELDGSRLVEFIDNQTKDIIEMNKQREKLLKDLEIQNQHLSDYAHMVSHDLKSPLRSIDALTAWLEEDYREYFDANGTETMRLIRTNVEKMDTLISGILLYSTIDDESIEQYNVDLDSLLSELKNTIFIPDNVELKVNNKLPTIKGDKYRLQQLFQNLIDNAIKYNDKEKGIVEIGFENNPDHWTFYVKDNGKGIEKKYHDKIFKTFQKLENNPNSSGIGLSIVRKIIDLYEGSIHLESTVGKGTTFFFTLKK; encoded by the coding sequence ATGAATTCATTATTAAAAAGACAAATAAGAAAATATCTTAGCGATCAATTAAAGCCAGAATGTGATATGGAATCATTTTTAGAGGCTGTTAGTAAATCGTATGACAATTTTGATGATCAATTTGAAATGATTCAACGATCAATGAGAATTAGTTCACAAGAGTTATTTGAGGCAAATAAACAATTGAAATTAGATGCAGCAAGACAAGAAAACGTTATCAGTAAATTAAAACAAGTAATAGATACATTAGAATTTTTTGAATTGCCAGATAACGAACAAACTAAAGGACTTGAACTTGATGGAAGTAGATTAGTAGAATTCATTGATAACCAAACAAAGGATATCATCGAAATGAACAAACAAAGAGAAAAATTACTCAAAGATTTAGAGATACAAAATCAGCATTTAAGTGATTATGCACATATGGTCTCCCATGATTTAAAATCACCATTAAGAAGTATTGATGCTTTGACGGCCTGGTTAGAAGAAGATTATAGAGAGTATTTTGATGCTAATGGTACTGAAACTATGAGATTAATTAGGACTAATGTTGAAAAAATGGATACATTGATAAGTGGTATATTATTATACTCAACAATTGATGATGAAAGTATAGAACAATATAATGTTGATTTAGATAGTTTATTAAGTGAATTGAAAAACACAATTTTTATACCTGATAATGTAGAGTTAAAAGTAAATAATAAATTACCTACTATTAAAGGTGATAAATACAGATTACAACAATTATTTCAGAATTTAATAGACAATGCAATTAAATATAATGATAAAGAGAAAGGTATTGTTGAAATAGGTTTTGAAAATAATCCCGACCATTGGACTTTTTATGTTAAGGATAATGGAAAAGGGATTGAGAAAAAATATCATGATAAAATATTTAAAACCTTTCAAAAACTAGAAAACAACCCAAACTCTTCAGGTATAGGTTTGTCAATTGTAAGAAAGATAATTGATTTATACGAGGGCAGTATACATCTTGAATCTACAGTTGGAAAAGGAACTACATTCTTTTTTACTTTAAAAAAATAA
- a CDS encoding outer membrane protein transport protein, producing MISISSIDTFEANDKKLVFISFFIPSTTKSGENSATLLIKNKDFYVLKSFDIKFNVAENYEMDIYNVYQPQNLQAGELIKASYAIKNNGNVEQKINLKSRNNIVGEEVLTIAPDSTIIVQLTQETDSKMYFFRTIGTGLEVYSNESGESYRSYGSVNVFPTKLKQKDPFFRYPIKASVLYNSYNNKSEHFSTMSAELYGDGYLDIDKNHYLNFIIRGPKQENLKRFGVTDQYSLIYRYKNSTTLYLGDHGYQINKLGFNDRFGMGFRLDQKINKWTLSAFYSKPRLYKFNSEPMFGAKAVYQIKDSLSDGVSVVSSKGVSNHFNQNINDNSDEEGQILTFNLDYKRRNTSIIAESSTSITNEHIDASNYISIMQRFKNLTYSGSYTMAGENYFGTITNSLQYSNNLNYDLKSWNFGVGQSLFKVNKRLDPLFYAAEPYFESYYAYIGKKFNRHHKVNFRFDKRLREDQLEPKNYHYKEYGMNYSYSYNSNSFFANFNGRIAKTQNLLSNDFSYRDTYSHNLSLSYRFTNNLRLRGNINHNYSNRYGTSNSNLNYFRYSLGFNYNFNRNLRFNATYNSGFSPEDTYLKRDYINAGLLARINRNHLFEVRANYFENPGSTNSKELLVFGKYTYSFGAPVKKMIEQGGVTGHIFSTDKTIDVKGIKIIAAGKTVLSDKNGKFELNNLSLGKNFILIDESTLPNGMVTSSKLPYQVIITEGKKAELEIQLVKSSNVYGTIKLNSNSTEDYNLKGYLKIENKDFTYYTESNRKGEFKFKSIIPGSYKLTLIRLRDNNKLFKIDNNVQVNPKEGQINNAIINVKLKTREIKFNNKNFKVGE from the coding sequence TTGATATCAATAAGTAGTATTGATACTTTTGAAGCAAATGATAAAAAATTAGTTTTCATAAGCTTTTTCATTCCATCTACTACAAAATCTGGAGAGAATTCGGCTACTCTTTTAATTAAAAATAAAGATTTCTATGTGTTAAAGTCTTTCGATATAAAATTTAATGTTGCTGAAAATTATGAAATGGATATTTACAATGTTTATCAACCTCAAAACTTACAAGCTGGTGAATTAATTAAGGCATCTTATGCTATTAAAAATAACGGGAATGTTGAGCAAAAAATAAATTTAAAATCAAGAAATAATATAGTTGGAGAAGAGGTATTAACAATTGCTCCAGATTCAACTATTATTGTTCAATTAACCCAAGAAACTGATTCTAAAATGTACTTCTTTAGAACTATTGGAACAGGATTAGAAGTGTATAGTAATGAATCAGGAGAGTCTTATAGATCTTATGGAAGTGTAAATGTATTTCCAACAAAATTAAAGCAAAAAGACCCATTTTTTAGATATCCAATTAAAGCAAGTGTTTTATATAATAGTTATAATAATAAATCAGAACACTTCTCAACAATGTCAGCCGAATTATATGGAGATGGATATTTAGATATAGATAAAAATCACTATTTAAATTTTATAATAAGAGGACCAAAGCAAGAAAACTTAAAGCGTTTTGGTGTAACAGATCAATACAGTTTAATATATAGATATAAGAACAGCACAACTTTATATTTAGGTGATCATGGATATCAAATTAATAAATTGGGTTTTAATGATAGATTCGGAATGGGGTTTAGGCTTGATCAAAAAATAAATAAATGGACATTATCTGCTTTTTATTCTAAACCAAGACTTTATAAATTTAATTCTGAACCAATGTTTGGTGCAAAAGCAGTCTATCAGATAAAAGATTCGTTAAGTGACGGAGTATCAGTTGTAAGTTCTAAAGGAGTTAGTAATCATTTTAATCAAAATATAAATGATAATTCCGATGAAGAAGGTCAAATATTGACATTTAACTTAGATTATAAGAGAAGAAACACATCGATAATTGCTGAGTCTTCAACGAGTATTACCAATGAGCATATTGATGCTTCAAATTATATAAGTATTATGCAACGATTTAAAAACCTTACTTATAGTGGTAGTTACACAATGGCTGGAGAAAATTATTTTGGAACTATTACCAACAGTCTTCAATATTCAAATAATTTAAATTACGATTTAAAAAGTTGGAATTTTGGTGTTGGACAGTCACTATTTAAAGTAAATAAAAGATTAGACCCATTATTTTATGCGGCAGAACCATATTTTGAAAGTTACTATGCATATATCGGAAAAAAGTTTAATAGACACCATAAAGTAAATTTTAGATTTGATAAGCGTTTAAGAGAAGATCAGTTAGAGCCTAAAAATTATCATTATAAGGAGTATGGTATGAATTATAGCTATAGTTATAATAGCAATTCGTTTTTTGCAAATTTTAATGGAAGAATTGCTAAAACTCAAAATTTACTTAGTAATGATTTTAGTTATAGAGATACCTATTCGCACAATTTAAGTTTGTCATATAGATTCACTAATAATTTAAGATTGAGAGGTAATATCAATCATAATTATAGTAATAGATATGGAACGTCAAATTCTAATTTGAATTATTTTAGATATAGCCTTGGGTTTAACTATAATTTCAATAGAAATTTAAGATTTAATGCAACTTACAATAGTGGTTTTAGCCCAGAAGACACATACTTAAAAAGAGATTATATAAATGCAGGGTTACTTGCAAGAATTAATAGAAACCACCTTTTTGAAGTTCGAGCGAATTATTTTGAAAATCCAGGAAGTACTAATAGTAAAGAATTATTAGTATTTGGAAAGTACACATATTCGTTTGGAGCACCTGTTAAAAAAATGATTGAGCAGGGAGGAGTTACTGGTCATATTTTTTCTACTGATAAAACAATTGATGTTAAAGGAATAAAAATTATTGCAGCAGGAAAAACTGTCCTTTCTGATAAAAATGGAAAATTTGAATTGAACAATTTGTCATTAGGTAAAAACTTCATTTTAATTGATGAGTCAACATTACCAAATGGAATGGTAACATCATCTAAACTTCCATATCAAGTTATAATTACTGAAGGGAAGAAAGCTGAGTTAGAAATTCAATTAGTAAAATCTTCAAATGTTTATGGAACTATAAAACTTAATAGTAACAGTACCGAAGACTATAACTTAAAAGGATATTTAAAAATTGAAAATAAAGATTTCACATATTATACAGAATCAAATAGAAAAGGTGAATTTAAATTTAAAAGCATTATTCCGGGTAGTTATAAACTTACATTAATTCGATTAAGAGATAATAATAAGTTGTTTAAAATTGATAATAATGTTCAAGTAAATCCAAAAGAAGGACAAATTAATAATGCAATTATTAATGTAAAATTGAAAACTAGAGAGATAAAATTTAATAACAAAAACTTTAAAGTAGGCGAATAA
- a CDS encoding LytR/AlgR family response regulator transcription factor, producing MNCIIIDDESTARLIIRQLCSNDDKLNIVEEFSNAIQAIKFLNQNKVDLIFLDIHMPDFTGFDFIQTLKNPPKIIVTTSDKNFAIEAFEYDCIVDFLVKPIELPRFLKAIQKAEKHIVKKEISSSSKNKDTSVGKELYVNIDRRLIKIDISSIYLIEAKGDYINVKTEGKNYIVHSTLKKIEEKLPQDLFLKVHRSYIINIKKIIDIEDNSVLIKKDVIPVSRSNRPELMKRLNLL from the coding sequence ATGAATTGTATTATTATTGATGACGAGTCAACCGCTAGGTTAATTATACGTCAACTATGCTCGAATGATGATAAGTTAAATATAGTAGAAGAATTTTCAAATGCAATTCAGGCTATTAAATTTTTAAACCAAAACAAGGTTGATTTAATATTTTTGGATATCCACATGCCTGATTTCACTGGATTTGATTTTATACAAACCTTAAAGAATCCACCAAAGATAATTGTAACAACCTCTGATAAAAATTTTGCCATTGAAGCATTTGAATATGATTGTATAGTTGATTTTCTTGTAAAACCAATTGAACTGCCAAGATTTTTAAAAGCAATTCAAAAGGCTGAAAAACATATTGTTAAGAAAGAAATTTCTAGTAGTTCAAAGAACAAAGACACTTCAGTTGGTAAAGAGTTGTACGTAAATATTGATAGAAGACTTATAAAAATAGATATATCGAGCATTTATTTAATTGAAGCTAAAGGTGATTATATAAATGTAAAAACTGAAGGTAAAAATTATATTGTTCATTCTACACTAAAGAAAATTGAGGAGAAACTTCCCCAAGATTTATTTTTAAAAGTTCATAGATCATATATTATAAATATTAAGAAAATTATTGATATAGAAGACAATAGTGTTTTAATAAAAAAAGATGTAATTCCAGTGAGCCGTTCGAATAGACCAGAACTTATGAAAAGGTTAAACTTACTGTAA
- a CDS encoding histidine kinase — translation MENPNLNYIDELSGGDIEFKNKLISIIKEEFPKEKELYYKLLGLQDYKLVAEIVHKLKHKISILGLEKSYNVATNYENNLKLGNPNLKDQFDVIMMTISNYLIKI, via the coding sequence GTGGAAAATCCAAATTTAAATTATATTGATGAATTGTCAGGAGGTGATATTGAATTTAAAAATAAATTAATTTCAATAATCAAAGAGGAGTTTCCTAAAGAAAAGGAACTATATTATAAATTGTTAGGTTTACAAGATTACAAGTTGGTTGCTGAAATAGTTCATAAACTTAAGCATAAAATTAGTATATTGGGCCTTGAAAAAAGTTATAACGTCGCCACAAATTATGAAAATAATCTTAAGTTGGGTAATCCTAATTTAAAAGATCAATTTGATGTTATTATGATGACAATTTCTAACTATTTAATTAAGATTTAA
- a CDS encoding response regulator: MKILIIDDQQLILLPLKKRLMSLGYEVAIESNAKNAFQSYILFKPDLVILDLNMPDVYGLDIVKLIRFHEKDLTPIMVLSGEEDEETILKGFELGINDYMKKPVSLTEVCKRVERLIGHDKLNLDKIYSQKSIIPKSCVGIVVPFFKVENKENIQNYVRFINQNIGCHLCFINVSGDIITQNFLNELRKSRESFISVFNYDFKISKSELLRLGMLHLSKHEDLDYIGFCDSQFINDLSDLEQIVKNLETQKFKLITGLRLNSNEISMVSGLLKESNKKMTNFFISRALGFNLKDSHSSIKFMDKEVVNIVFNKPFLTKSLFKVEIFLRLKNYFGVKKVSSIIQEYPLQKIVNKDRFKYSVVQSFKMVLLLFMINKSYK, translated from the coding sequence ATGAAGATTCTTATAATTGATGATCAGCAATTGATATTGCTTCCGTTAAAAAAAAGATTGATGTCCTTAGGATATGAAGTAGCTATTGAATCAAATGCTAAAAATGCTTTTCAATCATATATTTTGTTTAAACCAGATTTAGTTATTTTAGATTTAAATATGCCAGATGTTTATGGGTTAGATATTGTTAAACTTATTCGATTTCACGAAAAAGATTTAACACCAATTATGGTGTTGTCTGGTGAAGAAGATGAAGAAACTATTTTGAAGGGATTTGAACTTGGAATAAATGACTACATGAAAAAACCAGTAAGTTTAACAGAAGTTTGTAAACGTGTTGAAAGACTTATAGGTCATGATAAGTTGAATTTGGATAAAATTTATAGCCAAAAATCAATTATTCCGAAAAGTTGTGTAGGGATTGTAGTTCCTTTTTTTAAGGTTGAAAATAAGGAGAATATCCAAAATTATGTAAGATTTATTAACCAAAATATTGGTTGTCATCTTTGCTTTATTAATGTTAGTGGAGACATTATTACTCAAAATTTTTTGAACGAATTAAGAAAGAGTAGAGAAAGTTTTATTTCTGTTTTTAATTATGATTTTAAAATTAGTAAGTCTGAACTTTTAAGGTTAGGTATGTTGCATTTATCAAAACATGAAGATCTAGATTATATAGGTTTTTGTGACTCCCAATTTATAAATGACTTAAGTGATTTAGAACAAATTGTTAAAAATTTAGAAACTCAAAAATTCAAACTAATTACTGGGCTACGTTTGAATTCTAATGAAATTTCAATGGTATCTGGATTATTAAAAGAAAGTAATAAAAAAATGACAAACTTCTTTATTTCTAGAGCCCTAGGTTTTAATCTTAAAGATTCTCATTCTAGTATTAAATTTATGGATAAAGAAGTTGTTAATATAGTATTTAATAAACCATTCTTAACCAAATCTCTTTTTAAAGTTGAAATTTTTTTAAGACTAAAAAATTACTTTGGTGTAAAAAAAGTTTCTTCCATTATTCAAGAATATCCATTACAGAAAATTGTAAATAAAGATAGATTTAAGTACTCTGTTGTTCAGTCATTTAAAATGGTGTTACTGCTTTTCATGATAAACAAATCCTATAAGTAA